From Phenylobacterium montanum, the proteins below share one genomic window:
- a CDS encoding tetratricopeptide repeat protein: protein MTDASPPPDDVPALLAEAQAHHAAMRLDEAEAGYRRILAREPDHPLALGLLGLILVDRPGQEAEAQAVLERHLARRPSDSAGLYSLGRLKARQGDDAGAADLFRRAMAQSPGLAPAHNELGVALNGLGRPDEALAALDQAIATDPAYGAAHANRGAVLAGLGRFGEATDAQLEALRLAPAEPVALRTSLLKTLTRTAGKAGRLDVAEAAARAEHAAHPRDPDIVELLAEVLEAEDHARDALALRNDHARQTGAQPGGATDPEAPRILLLGAVGGGHVPLRYLLDTSRFATLALGMLSHGQPDAPLGGVALASLQAVDVVFNTLGDADRDAGQLAAAKRLCAAIGKPVINPPAAILKTARDQAPRLFARIEGLVTPGVRRVSPAELAHLSIERPLLARPAGDHGGENLVLLRGDADRDAYLASEPPDTLILTDFHDFRSPDGLWRKHRIIFVDRRPYPYHLAIGRDWLVHYWRAEMARSADKKAEEERFLDDWRAVFGPRAAAATEEIGRRLNLDYAGMDCALLPSGELLLFEANACILLHLDEPEAAFPYKHRHVPQIREAFSRLVIDRAAGRG, encoded by the coding sequence GTGACCGACGCATCGCCGCCGCCCGACGACGTCCCGGCCCTGCTGGCCGAGGCCCAGGCCCACCACGCCGCCATGCGGCTGGATGAGGCGGAGGCCGGCTATCGCCGTATCCTCGCGCGCGAGCCGGACCACCCGTTGGCCCTCGGCCTTCTCGGCCTGATCCTGGTGGATCGCCCCGGGCAGGAGGCCGAGGCCCAGGCCGTACTGGAACGCCACCTCGCCCGGCGCCCGAGCGACAGCGCCGGGCTCTACAGCCTGGGACGGCTCAAGGCTCGCCAAGGAGACGACGCCGGCGCCGCCGACCTGTTCCGCCGCGCCATGGCCCAGTCGCCCGGCCTCGCCCCGGCGCACAACGAGCTGGGCGTAGCGCTGAACGGGCTCGGGCGGCCGGACGAAGCCCTGGCGGCGCTGGACCAGGCGATCGCCACCGACCCGGCCTATGGCGCCGCCCACGCCAATCGCGGCGCGGTGCTGGCCGGGCTCGGCCGCTTCGGCGAGGCGACGGACGCCCAGCTCGAGGCCCTGCGCCTGGCGCCGGCGGAGCCCGTCGCCCTGCGGACCAGTCTGCTCAAGACCCTGACGCGCACCGCGGGCAAGGCCGGCCGCCTGGATGTGGCCGAGGCCGCGGCCAGGGCCGAGCACGCCGCCCACCCGCGCGATCCGGACATTGTCGAACTGCTGGCCGAGGTGCTGGAGGCCGAGGACCACGCCCGAGACGCCCTGGCCCTGCGCAACGACCATGCCCGTCAAACCGGCGCCCAGCCCGGCGGAGCGACTGATCCCGAGGCGCCCCGCATCCTGCTGCTGGGCGCCGTCGGCGGCGGCCACGTGCCTCTGCGCTATCTGCTCGATACGAGCCGCTTCGCCACCCTGGCGCTCGGCATGCTTTCGCACGGCCAGCCCGACGCGCCTCTCGGCGGGGTCGCCCTTGCGAGCCTGCAAGCGGTCGACGTGGTGTTCAACACCCTTGGCGACGCCGACCGCGACGCCGGCCAACTGGCGGCGGCGAAGCGGCTATGCGCGGCGATTGGCAAACCGGTGATCAATCCGCCCGCCGCCATCCTGAAGACCGCCCGCGATCAGGCCCCCCGCCTGTTCGCCAGGATCGAAGGCCTGGTCACGCCCGGTGTCCGCAGGGTCAGCCCGGCCGAGCTGGCGCACCTTTCGATCGAACGCCCGCTGCTGGCGCGACCAGCCGGAGACCACGGCGGCGAGAATCTGGTCCTGCTGCGGGGCGACGCCGATCGAGACGCCTATCTGGCCTCAGAGCCGCCCGACACGCTGATCCTCACGGATTTCCACGACTTCCGCTCGCCCGACGGGCTCTGGCGCAAGCACCGGATCATCTTCGTGGATCGCCGCCCCTATCCCTACCACCTGGCCATCGGGCGGGACTGGCTGGTGCACTACTGGCGGGCCGAGATGGCCCGTTCGGCGGACAAGAAAGCCGAGGAGGAGCGGTTCCTGGACGACTGGCGCGCAGTGTTCGGCCCCCGCGCCGCCGCAGCGACCGAGGAGATCGGCCGCCGCCTCAACCTCGACTATGCCGGCATGGATTGCGCCCTCCTGCCCTCGGGCGAACTCCTGCTGTTCGAGGCCAACGCCTGCATCCTGCTGCATCTGGATGAACCCGAGGCCGCCTTCCCCTACAAGCATCGCCATGTGCCGCAGATTCGCGAGGCCTTCAGCCGCCTCGTGATCGACCGCGCCGCGGGGCGTGGCTGA
- a CDS encoding cobyric acid synthase, producing MAALMIQGCGSDVGKSVLVAGLCRLFANRGLKVRPFKPQNMSNNAAVTAGGGEIGRAQALQAIACRTPATTRMNPVLLKPQSDVGAQLVVLGRMQGTWRAADFQRRKPELLGTIVESFRGLETEADLVLVEGAGSPAETNLRAGDIANMGFARAANVPVALVGDIDRGHVIAALVGAHAVLDEADRALIKGFLINKFRGDAALFDDGRAEIVRRTGWRDLGMAPWLSAARSLPAEDAVVLDRTAGGRRAKVRIVVPMLPRIANFDDFDPLRTEPEVEFAFVPPGTALPGDADLVILPGTKATLADLAFLRAQGWDIDLAAHVRRGGRVLGVCGGYQMLGKRITDPEGVEGQPGEAAGLGLLDVETVLTGDKITRPVTGTLAAAGAPFAGYEIHIGRTFGADTARPFAHLADGAPDGATSKDGRIAGLYVHGLFDRPEARGAILATLGAASNGQDQAQAVDSALDELANALEMAFDIPALSEIAGLGRG from the coding sequence TTGGCGGCCTTGATGATCCAGGGCTGCGGCTCGGACGTGGGCAAGTCGGTGCTGGTCGCGGGCCTCTGCCGCCTGTTCGCCAACCGCGGCCTGAAGGTGCGCCCGTTCAAGCCGCAGAACATGTCCAACAACGCCGCCGTGACCGCGGGCGGCGGCGAGATCGGCCGCGCCCAGGCCCTGCAGGCCATAGCCTGCCGCACACCGGCGACCACACGGATGAACCCGGTGCTCTTGAAGCCCCAGAGCGATGTCGGCGCCCAGCTGGTGGTGCTTGGCCGCATGCAGGGGACCTGGCGCGCCGCCGACTTCCAACGCCGCAAGCCGGAGTTGCTGGGTACCATCGTCGAAAGCTTCCGCGGCCTGGAGACCGAGGCCGACCTGGTGCTGGTCGAGGGCGCCGGCAGCCCCGCGGAGACCAATCTGCGCGCCGGCGACATCGCCAATATGGGTTTCGCCCGCGCAGCCAATGTGCCCGTGGCCCTGGTCGGCGACATCGACCGAGGCCATGTGATCGCGGCCCTGGTGGGCGCCCATGCGGTGCTGGACGAAGCCGACCGGGCGCTGATCAAGGGTTTCCTGATCAACAAGTTCCGCGGCGATGCGGCCCTGTTCGACGACGGCCGGGCCGAAATCGTGCGCCGCACAGGGTGGCGCGACCTGGGCATGGCCCCCTGGCTGTCGGCGGCGCGCAGCCTGCCGGCGGAGGATGCGGTGGTGCTGGACCGCACGGCGGGCGGGCGGCGCGCCAAGGTGCGGATCGTGGTTCCCATGCTCCCGCGCATCGCCAATTTCGACGATTTCGATCCCCTGCGCACGGAGCCCGAGGTCGAGTTCGCCTTCGTCCCGCCCGGGACCGCCCTGCCCGGCGACGCCGACCTGGTCATCCTGCCCGGGACCAAGGCGACCCTGGCCGACCTCGCCTTCCTACGCGCCCAGGGCTGGGACATCGACCTTGCGGCCCACGTCCGCCGGGGCGGGCGGGTGCTGGGGGTATGCGGCGGATACCAGATGCTGGGAAAGCGGATCACCGATCCGGAGGGCGTCGAAGGCCAACCCGGAGAGGCTGCGGGGCTAGGACTACTGGACGTGGAGACAGTGCTCACCGGCGACAAGATCACCCGCCCGGTCACTGGAACCCTCGCCGCCGCCGGCGCTCCCTTCGCCGGCTACGAGATCCACATCGGCCGCACATTCGGCGCCGACACGGCCCGCCCATTTGCTCACCTGGCCGACGGCGCGCCGGACGGGGCGACCTCGAAGGACGGCCGTATCGCCGGCCTCTACGTCCACGGCCTGTTCGACCGGCCCGAGGCGCGCGGGGCGATCCTGGCGACCCTCGGCGCAGCCTCCAACGGCCAGGATCAGGCGCAGGCCGTGGACAGCGCCCTCGACGAGCTGGCGAATGCACTGGAGATGGCGTTCGACATCCCAGCGCTCAGCGAGATCGCGGGGCTGGGCCGGGGATAG
- a CDS encoding aldo/keto reductase family oxidoreductase, with protein MTDIAAAGVFALGDRSVKRMGYGAMQLAGPGVFGPPRDRGQAIAVLREAVAAGVDHIDTSDFYGPHVVNEIIREALHPYPEDLMLVTKVGAVRGPDGSWNPAQEPDQLVRGVHDNLARLGVEAMDVVNLRITGQVHGPSEGSIGRRFEALAALQQKGLIRHLGLSNVTAAQVAEAQAIAPVACVQNLYNLVQRGDDDLVDHLAAQGIAYVPFFPLGGFSPIQSSALAEVAAELGATPMQVALAWLLHRSPNILLIPGTSSLAHLRENLAAAELVLSEGVLARLDAIGRSRVE; from the coding sequence ATGACCGACATCGCCGCCGCGGGCGTCTTCGCCCTGGGGGATCGCAGCGTCAAACGCATGGGCTACGGGGCTATGCAGCTGGCTGGGCCCGGCGTGTTCGGGCCGCCCAGGGACCGCGGTCAGGCTATCGCCGTGCTGCGCGAGGCGGTGGCGGCCGGGGTCGATCACATCGACACCAGCGACTTCTACGGCCCCCATGTGGTCAACGAGATCATCCGCGAGGCCCTGCATCCCTACCCTGAGGACCTGATGCTGGTGACCAAGGTCGGCGCGGTGCGTGGACCTGACGGGTCGTGGAACCCGGCCCAGGAGCCCGATCAGCTGGTCCGGGGGGTGCACGACAACCTGGCCCGCCTGGGCGTCGAGGCGATGGACGTGGTCAATCTGCGCATCACCGGCCAGGTCCATGGCCCCAGCGAGGGCTCGATCGGGCGCCGCTTCGAGGCCCTGGCCGCCCTGCAGCAGAAGGGGCTGATCCGCCACCTCGGCCTCAGCAACGTCACCGCCGCCCAGGTCGCCGAGGCCCAGGCGATCGCGCCGGTGGCCTGCGTGCAGAACCTGTACAACCTGGTGCAGCGCGGCGACGACGATCTGGTCGACCACCTGGCGGCCCAGGGCATAGCCTATGTGCCGTTCTTCCCGCTCGGCGGGTTTTCGCCGATCCAGTCCTCCGCCCTGGCCGAGGTCGCCGCCGAACTCGGCGCGACGCCGATGCAGGTGGCGCTGGCCTGGCTGCTGCACCGCTCGCCCAACATCCTGCTGATCCCCGGCACCTCGTCCCTGGCCCACCTGCGCGAGAACCTCGCCGCGGCGGAGTTGGTCCTGTCGGAAGGCGTGCTGGCGCGCCTGGACGCCATCGGGCGCAGCCGGGTCGAGTAG
- the purU gene encoding formyltetrahydrofolate deformylase — protein MAKTKAAAASPYILILKCPDRKGVVAAVSGYLADNDASILESNHFNDSIEDMFYMRTVFRADGPGMPSLDKLRQGFEIIADRFHMEWAFHDASIKPRVLLAVSKFGHCLYDLMHRWKSGLLPVEIVGVMSNHDDMRSFVEWNGVPYFHLPITKDTKAAQEAQFLGLVEELRADLVVLARYMQILSPDLCAQLSGRCINIHHSFLPSFKGAKPYHQAWDRGVKLIGATAHYVTTDLDEGPIIEQGAQRVDHRQTPDDLVAIGRDVECSVLARAVTWHVEHRVIVNGHKTVVFA, from the coding sequence ATGGCGAAGACCAAGGCGGCGGCCGCGAGCCCCTACATCCTCATTCTCAAGTGCCCGGATCGCAAGGGCGTGGTCGCGGCGGTGTCCGGATACCTGGCCGACAACGACGCCTCGATCCTGGAGTCGAACCACTTCAACGACTCCATCGAGGACATGTTCTACATGCGCACGGTGTTCCGCGCCGACGGGCCGGGCATGCCCTCGCTGGACAAGCTGCGCCAGGGCTTCGAGATCATCGCCGATCGCTTCCACATGGAATGGGCGTTCCACGACGCCTCGATCAAGCCGCGGGTGCTGCTGGCCGTCTCCAAGTTCGGCCACTGCCTCTACGACCTGATGCACCGCTGGAAGAGCGGCCTTCTGCCGGTCGAGATCGTCGGCGTGATGTCCAACCACGACGACATGCGCTCGTTCGTCGAGTGGAATGGCGTGCCCTATTTCCACCTGCCGATCACCAAGGACACCAAGGCGGCGCAGGAGGCGCAGTTCCTTGGCCTGGTCGAGGAACTGAGGGCCGACCTCGTGGTGCTGGCCCGCTACATGCAGATCCTCTCGCCGGACCTCTGCGCCCAGCTGTCCGGCCGCTGCATCAACATCCACCACTCGTTCCTGCCCAGCTTCAAGGGCGCCAAGCCCTATCACCAGGCCTGGGACCGCGGCGTGAAGCTGATCGGCGCCACCGCCCACTACGTCACCACCGACCTCGACGAAGGCCCGATCATCGAACAGGGCGCCCAGCGGGTGGATCATCGCCAGACCCCGGACGATCTGGTGGCGATCGGGCGGGACGTGGAATGCTCGGTCCTGGCGCGCGCGGTCACCTGGCACGTGGAGCACCGGGTGATTGTCAATGGGCACAAGACGGTGGTGTTTGCGTAG